One window of the Candidatus Woesearchaeota archaeon genome contains the following:
- a CDS encoding 50S ribosomal protein L34e produces the protein MVRPARRSRSLRHVTRRAPGGRNVTHYVEKMPKKAHCANCGVALSGVARARPMKIQNMAKSQKRPERPYAGMLCSKCMRRKIIVDARQ, from the coding sequence ATGGTTAGACCAGCAAGAAGAAGCAGGAGCCTCAGGCATGTAACTAGGAGAGCGCCTGGCGGCCGGAACGTGACGCATTATGTAGAAAAAATGCCAAAAAAGGCACATTGCGCTAATTGCGGTGTTGCCCTGTCAGGTGTGGCAAGGGCAAGGCCCATGAAAATCCAAAATATGGCCAAAAGCCAGAAAAGGCCGGAAAGGCCGTATGCAGGAATGCTCTGCAGCAAATGCATGAGAAGGAAAATCATTGTGGATGCGAGGCAATAG
- a CDS encoding 50S ribosomal protein L14e yields the protein MRMYEVGRLCVKIAGRDAKGKCVIVDIVDKNSVLIDGQVRRRKCNIKHLEPLNETVKIKKNASHSDVVKALDAMGIKVVDTKKREAKAKPGRARASKKKPETAEPAEKETAKKKKEKKK from the coding sequence ATTAGGATGTACGAAGTTGGAAGATTGTGCGTGAAAATAGCAGGCAGGGATGCCAAGGGAAAGTGTGTGATTGTCGATATTGTTGATAAGAATTCTGTCTTGATTGACGGGCAGGTCAGGCGAAGGAAGTGCAATATCAAGCACCTTGAGCCATTGAATGAAACTGTCAAAATCAAGAAAAATGCATCTCATTCTGATGTTGTGAAGGCTTTGGATGCAATGGGCATAAAGGTTGTCGACACAAAGAAAAGGGAAGCAAAGGCAAAGCCAGGCCGAGCCAGGGCTTCCAAGAAAAAACCAGAGACAGCAGAGCCCGCTGAAAAAGAAACAGCCAAGAAAAAGAAGGAAAAAAAGAAATAG
- a CDS encoding MFS transporter, whose translation MAKPVAEQLQDIARNRKKRSLDYSIRDGAAYSAMVGVGEKYFPAFAVSMKATTSEIAMLSSIPQLTASAVQLFSSNLVEHFNSRKKVILFSALAQAVMFIPILLTPFIFMHRAMELLILLVAMYHVFDSFTSPPWNSLMGDLVPEDERGTYFGKRGRIIGMSTFLAFIGGGLILKLFPDNQIFYGFAFMFGMAFVSRIISIAYLNAMFEPPLRTEKAEKISLKEFLRNISTDHFGKFTVYLFVINFAVYLANPFFIVYMFRTLDFSYLQFTIVTALNVGVTYLTVLYWGRNSDFYGNRRIMHITGWLIPLNPLLWLLPFGFWYIALVNMWTGFIWAGFQISCSNFMFDISKSEIRAQLFSYYNFFIGIAVFAGAMIGGILATKVFINPWIFLSNLQFLFLFSGFIRLFATWVFMPVLKEVRVKGPAPSENLFLDLVAIRPMEKIANETVIGIYSVRDFGTKSYDFGKKMLEEGFKLVKPNSSRVKEIEEVLQGVDLWKRIARERELAAVNKKHVERLRIKKRISEIKNRKYRTVN comes from the coding sequence ATGGCAAAGCCAGTAGCTGAACAATTGCAGGATATTGCAAGGAATAGGAAAAAGCGCAGCCTTGATTATTCCATAAGGGATGGCGCAGCGTATTCTGCCATGGTCGGGGTGGGCGAGAAGTATTTTCCTGCGTTCGCGGTTTCTATGAAGGCTACAACTTCAGAAATTGCAATGCTCTCTTCTATCCCGCAGCTGACAGCAAGCGCTGTGCAGCTCTTCTCTTCAAATCTGGTGGAGCATTTTAACAGCCGCAAAAAAGTAATCCTGTTTTCAGCGCTGGCCCAGGCAGTCATGTTCATCCCTATATTGCTTACCCCATTTATTTTCATGCACCGCGCAATGGAACTGCTTATTCTACTTGTCGCGATGTACCATGTTTTTGACAGCTTTACTTCGCCACCATGGAACAGCCTGATGGGCGATCTTGTCCCTGAAGATGAAAGGGGAACATATTTTGGAAAAAGGGGCAGGATAATTGGCATGTCAACGTTCCTGGCATTTATCGGGGGCGGCCTGATATTGAAGCTTTTCCCTGACAATCAAATTTTCTATGGCTTTGCTTTCATGTTCGGAATGGCCTTTGTGTCGAGGATTATTTCAATTGCGTACCTAAATGCCATGTTCGAACCGCCATTGCGGACAGAAAAAGCTGAGAAAATAAGCCTCAAGGAATTCCTGCGAAATATTTCCACTGACCATTTTGGAAAATTTACAGTGTACCTGTTTGTAATCAACTTTGCTGTCTATCTTGCCAATCCTTTTTTTATTGTGTACATGTTCAGGACGCTGGACTTCAGCTATCTCCAGTTTACGATTGTAACTGCACTTAATGTGGGTGTGACATACCTCACGGTCCTTTACTGGGGCAGGAACAGCGATTTCTACGGCAACAGGAGGATTATGCATATTACAGGCTGGCTCATACCATTGAATCCGTTGTTATGGCTGCTTCCGTTTGGATTTTGGTATATTGCCCTTGTAAATATGTGGACAGGGTTTATCTGGGCAGGATTCCAGATAAGCTGCTCAAATTTCATGTTTGATATAAGCAAATCCGAAATCCGTGCGCAATTGTTTTCCTATTACAATTTCTTTATAGGGATAGCTGTTTTTGCCGGCGCTATGATTGGAGGCATACTGGCCACAAAGGTATTCATAAACCCGTGGATATTTTTGTCAAACCTGCAATTCCTGTTCCTGTTTTCAGGGTTCATAAGGCTGTTTGCGACCTGGGTTTTTATGCCGGTCCTGAAAGAAGTCAGAGTAAAGGGCCCGGCGCCAAGCGAAAACCTGTTCCTTGACCTTGTGGCAATAAGGCCTATGGAAAAAATAGCCAATGAAACAGTGATCGGGATTTACAGTGTCAGGGACTTTGGCACCAAAAGCTATGATTTTGGCAAAAAAATGCTTGAAGAGGGTTTTAAGCTCGTGAAGCCCAACAGCTCAAGGGTGAAGGAAATAGAGGAAGTGCTGCAGGGGGTTGACTTATGGAAAAGGATAGCCAGGGAAAGGGAGCTTGCGGCGGTGAATAAGAAGCATGTGGAAAGATTGAGAATTAAAAAAAGAATTTCAGAGATCAAAAACCGGAAATACCGGACTGTGAATTGA
- a CDS encoding phenylalanine--tRNA ligase subunit beta: MPTVTFNRKTFDRIIGKKIDDDLLKDRISYLGTDLEKADDGEIVVEVFPNRPDMLSEYGFARALSSFMGIQKGLRKYDVAKSGARVTVTRNVAKVRPYTVCAIVKNLKLDDEKIKEIIQIQEKLHVTFCRNRKKAAIGIYPLEKIAMPITYTAMNPEDIVFQPLDSSEKMNAREILEKHPTGREYGRLLEGQKTYPVFIDSNNEVLSVPPIINSEKTGRITEATREAFIECSGFDLVTLNYLLNIISASLLDMGAEIQSMEVAYPDKTIVTPDMAPWEMKIDYPYINKWLGLDLSERQVADYLAAMGYGHKPGHALVPSYRADVLHTVDLAEDIAIAYGYENFKGEIPKVATIAEESPFSKFQEKVARIMIGAGCQEVNTYHLSSQKEQCTMMNCRVDVIALANSFSEDYNVLRAWIMPCLLKILADNKTREFPQKIYDYGIIFKANPSTETGTEENVRLASVISHSKADFSEAKQQLGYLLSLLGLPYEIEEEEHPSFIPGRVGRVKVKGKKVAYIGELHPIVLQNFGIEMPVSGFEINLTEIFGLI; the protein is encoded by the coding sequence ATGCCAACTGTAACCTTTAACAGAAAAACCTTTGACAGGATTATTGGGAAGAAAATAGATGACGATCTTCTTAAGGACAGGATCAGCTATCTTGGCACAGACCTTGAGAAAGCTGATGATGGGGAAATAGTGGTTGAAGTATTCCCGAACCGGCCTGATATGCTTTCAGAGTACGGCTTTGCAAGGGCGCTGTCCAGTTTCATGGGCATCCAAAAGGGGCTGAGAAAGTATGATGTCGCCAAATCAGGCGCAAGGGTAACTGTAACACGCAATGTTGCCAAGGTCAGGCCTTATACAGTTTGTGCCATTGTTAAGAATCTCAAACTTGATGATGAAAAAATCAAGGAGATAATCCAGATCCAGGAGAAGCTGCACGTCACATTCTGCAGGAACAGGAAAAAGGCCGCAATTGGAATTTATCCGCTTGAAAAAATTGCCATGCCTATCACCTACACTGCAATGAATCCTGAGGACATTGTCTTCCAGCCACTTGATTCTTCTGAAAAGATGAATGCCAGGGAAATTCTTGAGAAGCATCCAACAGGCAGGGAATACGGCAGGCTTCTCGAGGGCCAGAAAACCTATCCTGTCTTCATTGACTCGAATAATGAGGTCTTGTCAGTTCCGCCAATAATCAACTCAGAAAAAACCGGAAGGATAACTGAGGCGACAAGAGAGGCATTTATTGAATGTTCTGGCTTTGACCTTGTAACCCTGAACTATCTGCTGAATATAATCTCGGCATCCCTGCTGGACATGGGTGCAGAAATCCAGTCAATGGAAGTCGCATACCCTGACAAAACCATTGTAACCCCTGACATGGCCCCGTGGGAAATGAAAATTGACTATCCTTACATCAACAAATGGCTTGGCCTGGACCTTTCTGAAAGGCAGGTTGCTGATTATCTTGCAGCTATGGGCTATGGCCATAAGCCTGGCCATGCCTTGGTCCCTTCCTACCGGGCAGATGTCTTGCACACAGTTGACCTGGCAGAAGACATTGCCATTGCATACGGTTATGAAAATTTCAAGGGGGAAATACCAAAGGTTGCCACAATTGCAGAGGAGAGCCCATTTTCCAAGTTTCAGGAAAAGGTTGCCAGGATTATGATTGGTGCAGGCTGCCAGGAAGTGAACACCTACCATCTGTCAAGCCAAAAGGAGCAATGCACAATGATGAACTGCAGGGTGGATGTCATTGCATTGGCCAATTCTTTTTCTGAAGACTACAACGTGCTGCGCGCCTGGATTATGCCGTGCTTGCTTAAAATCCTGGCTGACAACAAGACAAGGGAGTTTCCCCAGAAGATTTATGATTACGGCATAATCTTCAAGGCCAATCCATCCACTGAAACAGGGACAGAAGAAAATGTCAGGCTCGCATCGGTAATAAGCCATTCCAAGGCTGATTTTTCAGAAGCAAAGCAGCAGCTGGGCTATCTGCTTTCCCTGCTCGGCCTCCCATATGAAATTGAGGAGGAAGAGCATCCGAGCTTCATTCCTGGCAGGGTTGGCAGAGTTAAGGTGAAAGGCAAAAAGGTCGCGTACATAGGCGAGCTGCATCCTATTGTTCTCCAGAATTTTGGCATTGAAATGCCTGTCTCAGGATTTGAGATAAACCTCACTGAAATTTTCGGGCTGATTTGA
- a CDS encoding phenylalanine--tRNA ligase subunit alpha — translation MQNDYSKIAESLHPLERRVLPYVSSNTFSELSQLSGISEAEISRPMQWLQEKGLVSIKESALESATLGRNGIAYAQTALPEIRFLKFLATPKTLGEIKEKSGLTDEEVNICLGLLRKKEMIDFQQGQISSRGKNGNLGEMQDFLSALPKPIASLSKEELSLLDELKRRKDIIQIETKKSYSAAITELGKRLQAYKFESIIDNLTPELLATRGWKDKKFRRYDLNIPVKQLFAGRRHYVREAIEYIRKIWLDMGFREMTGPMVQTSFWNFDALFTAQDHPVREMQDTFFVQNPKSGKLPSQKLVSLVRNMHEHGGGIGSKGWQYQWSESEARKNVLRTHTTCLSAQTIASLKLADLPAKFFSVGSNFRNETLDWSHLFELHQAEGIVIDENANMRHLIGYLKEFFRKMGFDKVRARPAYFPYTEPSMEIDVFHPVHKKWVELGGSGIFRPEVTVPLIGKDIPVLAWGLGVSRIIPDYYGITDIRDLFRNDLKQLREIKAWLK, via the coding sequence ATGCAAAATGACTACTCGAAGATTGCTGAATCATTGCACCCGCTGGAGAGAAGGGTGCTCCCATATGTAAGCAGCAATACCTTTTCTGAGCTTTCACAGTTGTCAGGAATATCTGAGGCTGAAATATCCAGGCCAATGCAATGGCTGCAGGAAAAAGGCCTTGTTTCCATAAAAGAATCAGCCCTGGAATCAGCCACTCTTGGCAGGAACGGGATTGCTTATGCCCAAACAGCGCTTCCTGAAATCAGGTTTTTGAAATTTCTGGCAACACCAAAAACCCTTGGCGAAATCAAGGAGAAAAGCGGGCTCACTGATGAAGAAGTCAATATCTGCCTCGGCTTGCTGAGGAAAAAGGAAATGATAGATTTCCAGCAGGGCCAGATCTCCTCAAGGGGAAAAAACGGGAATCTCGGGGAAATGCAGGATTTTCTCTCGGCCTTGCCAAAGCCAATAGCCTCACTCAGCAAAGAAGAGCTATCCCTGCTGGATGAGCTCAAGAGAAGGAAAGACATAATCCAAATCGAAACCAAAAAGTCATATTCGGCAGCCATAACCGAGCTTGGCAAAAGGCTCCAGGCTTACAAATTTGAGTCAATCATTGACAACCTCACCCCTGAATTGCTTGCCACGAGAGGCTGGAAGGACAAAAAATTCAGGCGTTATGACCTAAATATTCCGGTAAAGCAATTATTCGCCGGAAGGCGCCATTATGTCAGGGAAGCAATAGAGTACATAAGGAAGATTTGGCTCGACATGGGATTCAGGGAGATGACCGGTCCCATGGTGCAGACATCTTTCTGGAACTTTGATGCTTTGTTCACAGCGCAGGACCATCCTGTGCGTGAGATGCAGGACACTTTCTTTGTGCAAAATCCGAAATCTGGAAAATTGCCAAGCCAAAAGCTTGTTTCCCTTGTCCGCAACATGCATGAGCACGGTGGTGGGATAGGGTCAAAGGGATGGCAGTATCAGTGGAGCGAGTCCGAAGCCAGGAAAAACGTCCTGCGGACGCATACGACCTGCCTTTCCGCGCAGACAATAGCATCGCTCAAATTGGCAGACCTGCCGGCCAAATTTTTTTCAGTCGGCTCAAACTTCAGGAATGAGACATTGGACTGGAGCCACCTGTTTGAATTGCACCAGGCAGAGGGAATTGTCATAGATGAGAATGCAAATATGCGCCACCTGATTGGCTACCTGAAGGAATTTTTCCGGAAAATGGGGTTTGACAAGGTCAGGGCACGCCCGGCTTATTTTCCTTATACAGAACCCAGCATGGAAATAGATGTTTTCCATCCTGTTCATAAAAAATGGGTGGAATTGGGCGGCTCAGGAATCTTCAGGCCAGAGGTCACTGTTCCCCTGATAGGAAAGGATATCCCTGTTTTGGCCTGGGGCCTGGGAGTCAGCAGAATAATACCTGATTACTATGGGATAACTGACATCAGGGACCTTTTCAGGAACGACTTGAAGCAGCTGAGGGAAATTAAGGCATGGCTGAAATAA
- the fsa gene encoding fructose-6-phosphate aldolase, which translates to MKIFLDTASVTEIKDANDILPLQGVTTNPTLIMKEGRDYKETLKEICEIVDGPVSAETISLDAAGMVKEGIEFSKLHKNIIIKVPLTPEGLKACRMLTAKKIRVNVTLCFSANQALLAAKAGAYVVSPFVGRLDDIGQTGMDLIKEIKQIYSNYGYKTQILVASVRSPDHVKQSALIGADIATLPYSVFTSMFKHSLTDVGVKKFLEDWEKVKPKQKS; encoded by the coding sequence ATGAAAATATTTCTTGACACAGCTTCAGTCACAGAGATTAAGGATGCTAATGACATACTGCCTTTGCAAGGTGTAACTACTAATCCAACACTTATCATGAAGGAGGGCAGGGACTACAAGGAAACCCTGAAGGAAATTTGCGAGATTGTCGACGGCCCGGTAAGCGCAGAGACCATCAGCCTCGATGCTGCCGGCATGGTCAAGGAAGGCATTGAATTTTCAAAGCTGCACAAGAACATCATAATCAAGGTTCCTTTGACGCCTGAAGGGCTCAAGGCATGCAGGATGCTCACTGCAAAGAAAATAAGGGTCAATGTAACGCTCTGCTTTTCAGCAAACCAGGCGCTGCTTGCCGCCAAGGCCGGGGCCTATGTTGTGTCGCCGTTTGTCGGCAGGCTGGATGACATTGGCCAGACTGGCATGGACCTCATAAAAGAAATAAAGCAAATCTATTCCAATTATGGCTATAAGACGCAGATACTGGTCGCAAGCGTCAGGTCCCCCGACCATGTCAAGCAGTCTGCACTTATTGGTGCGGACATAGCAACACTGCCTTACTCTGTTTTTACCTCGATGTTCAAGCACAGCCTCACTGATGTGGGCGTCAAGAAATTTCTGGAAGACTGGGAAAAAGTCAAGCCAAAGCAGAAAAGCTAG
- a CDS encoding NAD-dependent epimerase/dehydratase family protein: protein MKALVTGGAGFIGSNLATTLESKGHDVTILDNFSSGNYRNLVDFHGNVIIGDVTEQEALEKAKDVDIIFHEASITDTTITDDRIMLGQNLEGFRNVLNFAAARRIKVVFASSAGIYGKAKKVPYKEAGEYVPHNVYAYSKLAMERLARIFSAQHSIQIIALRYFNVYGPREYYKGKASSMIYQLYLQMKSGRRPRIFKFGEQERDQVYVKDIVDGTILAAKSDIDGFDVFNLGSGQATSFNRIVETLQKCMKSSLQADYFDNPYPDYQNKTLADLSKAKKGLGYQPKYDIRKGAAEFIKTMEGEL, encoded by the coding sequence ATGAAAGCGCTCGTTACAGGAGGGGCAGGTTTTATAGGGTCCAATCTGGCAACAACTTTGGAATCCAAGGGCCATGATGTGACAATTCTGGATAATTTTTCATCTGGCAATTACCGAAATCTTGTTGATTTTCACGGGAATGTGATTATTGGGGATGTCACAGAACAGGAAGCTCTGGAAAAGGCAAAGGATGTTGATATCATTTTCCATGAAGCCTCTATTACCGATACGACAATTACAGATGACAGGATAATGCTTGGCCAAAATCTCGAAGGCTTCAGGAATGTGCTCAATTTTGCAGCGGCGAGGAGAATCAAGGTTGTTTTTGCATCTTCAGCCGGAATCTACGGAAAGGCAAAGAAAGTCCCTTACAAAGAAGCAGGGGAATATGTCCCCCATAATGTCTATGCATATTCAAAATTGGCCATGGAAAGACTTGCCAGAATATTCAGCGCGCAGCATTCCATCCAAATAATTGCCTTGCGTTATTTCAATGTATATGGGCCAAGGGAGTACTACAAAGGCAAGGCATCCAGCATGATTTACCAGCTGTATTTGCAGATGAAATCCGGCAGAAGGCCAAGGATTTTCAAATTTGGCGAGCAGGAAAGGGACCAGGTTTATGTGAAGGACATCGTTGACGGCACAATCCTCGCCGCCAAGTCTGATATTGACGGCTTTGATGTTTTCAATCTTGGTAGCGGCCAGGCAACAAGCTTCAACAGGATTGTGGAAACCCTGCAAAAATGCATGAAATCCAGTTTGCAGGCGGATTATTTTGACAATCCATATCCTGATTACCAGAACAAGACCCTGGCTGATCTTTCCAAGGCAAAGAAAGGCCTCGGCTACCAGCCAAAATATGATATTAGGAAAGGCGCAGCTGAATTCATCAAGACTATGGAGGGAGAATTATGA
- a CDS encoding TrmB family transcriptional regulator: protein MIVKEEFLSKLRRYFSLNLYEVKIWTALLSRGVSTAGELSDIANVPRSRSYDVLESLEKKGFVVMKLGKPIKYIAVAPGEVVDRVKKNMKVEADEKVKRLDELKNTEVLGELNTLHTQGVELIEPADLSGSLRGRHNLYNHLELTIRNAEESVVIMTTTQGFIRKVEGLKPVFEQIKKRGVKIRIAAPLNKESKAAVKDISDVAEVRHTDMKARFCIVDGKEIIFMVLNDTEVHPTYDVGIWVNTPFFAGALNGLFDLAWKSLKTAKEVVGK from the coding sequence ATGATCGTAAAAGAAGAATTTTTGAGCAAACTAAGACGGTATTTTTCACTGAACCTCTACGAGGTTAAGATATGGACAGCACTTCTATCCCGGGGAGTTTCAACTGCCGGCGAGCTTTCTGACATAGCCAATGTCCCGAGAAGCAGGTCATATGATGTTCTGGAAAGCCTTGAGAAAAAAGGCTTTGTTGTTATGAAGCTGGGCAAGCCGATAAAATATATCGCAGTTGCGCCTGGCGAGGTTGTTGACAGGGTCAAGAAAAATATGAAGGTCGAGGCCGATGAGAAGGTCAAGAGGCTTGACGAGCTCAAGAATACTGAAGTGCTCGGAGAGCTGAATACTCTCCATACCCAGGGTGTAGAGCTAATTGAGCCAGCTGACTTGTCAGGAAGCCTCAGGGGCAGGCACAACCTGTACAATCATCTGGAGCTTACAATCAGGAATGCCGAAGAGTCAGTTGTCATAATGACAACAACCCAGGGCTTTATCAGGAAAGTTGAGGGCCTAAAGCCGGTTTTCGAGCAAATCAAGAAGCGCGGAGTAAAAATACGGATTGCCGCGCCACTGAACAAGGAATCCAAGGCAGCAGTCAAGGACATTTCTGATGTTGCCGAGGTAAGGCACACTGACATGAAAGCCAGATTCTGCATTGTTGACGGGAAGGAGATAATCTTCATGGTGTTGAATGACACTGAAGTGCATCCAACCTATGACGTTGGCATCTGGGTCAATACGCCTTTCTTTGCAGGGGCATTGAATGGCCTGTTTGACCTGGCATGGAAGTCACTCAAGACAGCAAAAGAAGTTGTGGGCAAATAA
- a CDS encoding MFS transporter, whose protein sequence is MLRIINFYRNYEHSKHSTINIICSATLVWSLAYLSFEYFVPLFLDEKGYNIALIGLLLSIPSMAAIFFDSIIGYLQFRVKRKLLFMVALTFLIAAAAAIYGGGGVALIVAFALILYGIGFDMFDITAYSSIFKHSDYNNSSTNISLRDTFEGLGLIIGGILAGFVFSESPMWLLLVFVFFMVISMAIIWSFYREQPPQHEHGRGGKISDSFKMAFADFKLIYKSKAMLVLILILTLTFWDGLFFGFEPIFAQRFTNPYMDETVFGGILLAIYILPFVALEYLFGKLEDKIGKRNFILIGFLFMSGGIFLIAKSTNIWLLSIAVFVCSTGVFAIAWPALSGYYEDITAKMIGRSKSGESVGVMEMFENFGYFLGPFAGGWLIHRFSFNTVFIFIAAIMLCLGIIGFLSLNKDSAKNQNQKSRPDPNN, encoded by the coding sequence ATGCTAAGAATCATTAATTTTTACAGGAATTATGAGCATTCAAAGCACAGCACCATCAATATTATTTGCTCAGCCACTTTGGTTTGGTCGCTTGCTTACCTGTCCTTTGAGTATTTTGTACCTTTGTTCCTGGACGAAAAGGGGTATAATATAGCGCTAATAGGCCTGCTCCTGAGCATACCTTCAATGGCTGCAATTTTTTTTGACAGCATAATAGGCTATCTCCAGTTTAGGGTGAAAAGAAAGCTGCTGTTTATGGTGGCCCTGACATTCCTGATTGCTGCGGCAGCAGCAATTTATGGGGGAGGGGGAGTTGCATTGATAGTGGCCTTTGCCCTGATCCTGTATGGCATTGGCTTTGACATGTTTGACATTACGGCTTATTCATCCATATTCAAGCATTCGGACTACAATAACAGTTCAACCAACATTTCATTGAGGGATACATTTGAGGGGCTTGGCCTGATAATTGGCGGAATTCTTGCCGGCTTTGTTTTCAGCGAGTCGCCCATGTGGCTTCTGCTTGTATTTGTCTTCTTTATGGTCATATCAATGGCAATTATCTGGAGCTTTTACAGGGAGCAGCCCCCGCAGCATGAGCATGGAAGAGGGGGGAAAATAAGCGATTCCTTCAAAATGGCATTTGCAGACTTCAAGCTAATCTACAAGAGCAAGGCAATGCTTGTGCTCATCTTGATTTTAACGCTGACTTTTTGGGACGGCCTTTTTTTCGGCTTTGAGCCTATCTTTGCGCAAAGATTCACGAACCCCTACATGGATGAAACTGTGTTCGGGGGGATATTGCTCGCCATCTATATTTTGCCTTTTGTAGCCTTGGAGTACTTGTTCGGCAAGCTGGAAGATAAGATTGGAAAAAGGAACTTTATACTGATTGGATTTTTATTCATGTCAGGAGGGATATTCCTTATTGCAAAATCCACCAATATCTGGCTTCTTTCCATTGCAGTTTTTGTTTGCAGCACAGGGGTGTTTGCAATTGCCTGGCCTGCATTAAGCGGCTATTACGAAGACATCACAGCGAAGATGATAGGAAGAAGCAAATCAGGGGAGAGTGTCGGGGTGATGGAAATGTTTGAAAATTTTGGCTATTTCCTTGGGCCATTTGCAGGAGGCTGGCTCATACACAGGTTTTCATTCAACACTGTTTTTATTTTCATAGCCGCAATTATGCTGTGCCTGGGGATTATTGGGTTCCTTTCTCTGAACAAGGATAGTGCCAAAAACCAGAATCAAAAATCCCGACCAGATCCAAATAATTGA